The following proteins are encoded in a genomic region of Micromonospora olivasterospora:
- the rlmN gene encoding 23S rRNA (adenine(2503)-C(2))-methyltransferase RlmN — MTSLPLIPVALDAPAARRAAMPPRHLADLDLPGRQALVTELGEPAFRAKQISTHYFGRLVRDPTQMTDLPAAARDRLAEELLPTLLTPVRELACDDGATRKALWRLHDGSLVESVLMGYPDRVTVCISSQAGCGMACPFCATGQAGLTRNLSTAEIVDQAVYLAGVAASGAVAGSPPRLSHVVFMGMGEPLANYSRVVAAIRRLVAPAPAGLGLSQRHITVSTVGLVPAIRRLASEDLSVTLALSLHAPDDELRDELVPVNQRWKVAEVLDAAWDYAARTGRRVSIEYAMIKDVNDQPWRADLLGRLLAGKLAHVNLIPLNPTPGSRWDASPKPVEREFVRRLREAGVSTTVRDTRGREIDGACGQLAAAEDRGSDAVREATA; from the coding sequence ATGACGAGCCTGCCGCTGATCCCCGTCGCCCTGGACGCACCCGCCGCACGCCGCGCGGCCATGCCGCCCCGCCACCTCGCCGACCTCGACCTGCCCGGCCGGCAGGCGCTGGTCACCGAGCTGGGGGAGCCGGCGTTCCGTGCGAAGCAGATCTCCACCCACTACTTCGGCCGGCTGGTCCGCGACCCGACCCAGATGACGGACCTGCCCGCCGCCGCCCGGGACCGGCTGGCGGAGGAGCTGCTGCCCACGCTGCTGACCCCGGTCCGCGAGCTGGCCTGCGACGACGGCGCCACCCGTAAGGCGCTCTGGCGGCTGCACGACGGATCGCTGGTGGAGAGCGTGCTGATGGGCTACCCCGACCGGGTCACCGTCTGCATCTCCAGCCAGGCCGGTTGTGGCATGGCCTGCCCGTTCTGCGCGACGGGCCAGGCCGGGCTGACCCGTAACCTCTCCACCGCCGAGATCGTCGACCAGGCGGTCTACCTGGCCGGCGTGGCCGCGTCGGGCGCGGTCGCCGGGTCCCCGCCGCGGCTGTCGCACGTCGTCTTCATGGGCATGGGCGAGCCGTTGGCCAACTACTCGCGGGTGGTCGCCGCGATCCGTCGGCTGGTGGCCCCGGCCCCGGCGGGGCTCGGCCTGTCCCAACGGCACATCACCGTCTCCACGGTCGGCCTGGTCCCGGCCATCCGCCGCCTGGCCAGCGAAGACCTCTCGGTGACCCTTGCGCTGTCCCTGCACGCGCCCGATGATGAGCTGCGCGACGAGCTGGTGCCGGTCAACCAGCGCTGGAAGGTGGCCGAGGTGCTGGACGCAGCGTGGGACTACGCGGCCCGCACGGGCCGCCGGGTGTCAATCGAGTACGCAATGATCAAGGACGTGAACGACCAGCCGTGGCGTGCCGACCTGCTCGGTCGGCTGCTGGCCGGAAAGCTGGCCCACGTGAACCTCATCCCGCTCAACCCGACGCCCGGCAGCCGCTGGGACGCCAGCCCCAAGCCGGTCGAGCGGGAGTTCGTCCGCCGCCTGCGCGAGGCCGGGGTGTCCACGACGGTGCGGGACACCCGCGGGCGCGAGATCGACGGTGCGTGCGGGCAGCTCGCCGCCGCGGAGGACAGGGGCAGCGACGCGGTGCGGGAGGCGACGGCGTGA
- the frr gene encoding ribosome recycling factor: MIDDTLLEAEEKMERAIEHAKEEFGGIRTGRANAAMFSRIIIDYYGSPTPLPQMASIGVPEPRMVIIKPYDNSQLGAMERAIRDSDLGVNPNNEGNQLRILLPQMTEERRREMIKVARHKGEEAKVAIRNIRRKGKEELDRLVKDGEVGEDEGRRAEKDLDDLTQKYVANVDELVKHKETELLEV, from the coding sequence GTGATCGACGACACCCTCCTCGAGGCCGAGGAGAAGATGGAGCGTGCGATCGAGCACGCCAAGGAGGAGTTCGGCGGGATCCGCACCGGTCGCGCCAACGCCGCCATGTTCTCCCGGATCATCATCGACTACTACGGCAGCCCCACGCCACTGCCGCAGATGGCGTCCATCGGGGTCCCCGAGCCGCGGATGGTGATTATCAAGCCGTACGACAACTCGCAGCTCGGCGCCATGGAGAGGGCGATCCGCGACTCCGACCTCGGCGTCAACCCGAACAACGAGGGCAACCAGCTGCGCATCCTGCTCCCGCAGATGACCGAGGAGCGCCGCCGCGAGATGATCAAGGTGGCCCGGCACAAGGGTGAGGAGGCCAAGGTGGCCATCCGCAACATCCGCCGGAAGGGCAAGGAGGAGCTGGACCGCCTCGTCAAGGACGGCGAGGTCGGCGAGGACGAGGGCCGCCGCGCCGAGAAGGACCTCGACGACCTGACCCAGAAGTACGTGGCGAACGTCGACGAGCTGGTCAAGCACAAGGAGACCGAGCTCCTCGAGGTCTGA
- a CDS encoding phytoene desaturase family protein has translation MSEASELPARADVVVVGSGHNGLVSAILLARAGLDVVVLEAADMIGGATRTENPFPKVPGLRHSTGSYLLGLMPPELLATLDVRIPVLRRDPHYFLPTPGGLGSPYLLFGSDTAATRRQFAEFFSPADVAADDALQAELAALREDLAPVWLAEPLPVEETAERYVRPALRQAFVDLVRGSVADYLARFDFRSELLVSMYAVTDGLSGLNAGPDDPGTGHNFLVHNMCRLPGSGGTWMIAEGGMGTVSRTFAEAARAAGATILTGTPVAAVTLSGGAASGVVLADGREVAASVVLGACDPYRLIDLLPDGALPAPLAERMAAVRRPGTTLKLNLALTGLPRFSCLPETASSPFGSTIHLLPGSASLVGQGGESPMAALRAMWADVQAGRLPEEPTIEWYLHTTVDRSLSDAAGHHSSALFVQSVPYELAGTTWDEALPGYVSRLVEICERYAPGTGDLIADAVPLPPPGIEAHFGITGGHIHHVDNTVSFTDRMPYATGIDGVYAGSAGCHPAGSVIGAAGHNAARRILTDLTR, from the coding sequence ATGAGCGAAGCGAGTGAGCTGCCGGCCCGCGCCGACGTCGTCGTGGTCGGCTCCGGGCACAACGGGCTGGTCTCGGCGATCCTGCTGGCCCGCGCCGGCCTGGACGTCGTCGTGCTGGAGGCGGCCGACATGATCGGCGGCGCCACGCGGACGGAGAACCCGTTCCCGAAGGTGCCGGGGCTGCGCCACTCCACCGGGTCGTACCTGCTGGGGCTGATGCCGCCGGAGCTGCTCGCCACGCTCGACGTGCGCATCCCGGTGCTGCGCCGCGACCCGCACTACTTCCTGCCGACGCCGGGCGGGCTCGGCTCGCCGTACCTGCTGTTCGGCAGCGACACGGCCGCCACCCGGCGGCAGTTCGCGGAGTTCTTCTCCCCCGCCGACGTGGCCGCCGACGACGCGCTCCAGGCCGAGCTGGCCGCGCTGCGCGAGGACCTGGCCCCGGTCTGGCTGGCCGAGCCGCTGCCGGTGGAGGAGACCGCCGAGCGGTACGTCCGGCCGGCGCTGCGGCAGGCGTTCGTGGACCTGGTGCGCGGCTCGGTCGCCGACTACCTGGCCCGCTTCGACTTCCGCTCCGAGCTGCTGGTCAGCATGTACGCGGTCACCGACGGCCTGTCCGGGCTGAACGCCGGCCCGGACGACCCGGGCACCGGGCACAACTTCCTGGTGCACAACATGTGCCGGCTCCCCGGCTCCGGCGGCACCTGGATGATCGCCGAGGGCGGCATGGGCACGGTCTCGCGCACCTTCGCCGAGGCGGCCCGCGCCGCCGGGGCCACGATTCTGACCGGTACGCCGGTCGCCGCCGTCACCCTGTCCGGCGGTGCGGCGTCCGGGGTCGTGCTGGCGGACGGCCGCGAGGTCGCCGCGTCCGTGGTGCTGGGCGCCTGCGACCCGTACCGGCTGATCGACCTGCTGCCCGACGGCGCGCTCCCGGCGCCGCTCGCCGAGCGGATGGCGGCCGTCCGCCGCCCCGGCACCACGCTCAAGCTCAACCTGGCGCTGACCGGGCTGCCCCGGTTCTCCTGCCTGCCCGAGACGGCGTCGAGCCCGTTCGGCTCGACCATCCACCTGCTGCCCGGCTCGGCGTCCCTGGTGGGGCAGGGCGGCGAGTCGCCGATGGCGGCGCTGCGGGCGATGTGGGCGGACGTGCAGGCCGGTCGGCTGCCCGAGGAGCCGACGATCGAGTGGTACCTGCACACCACCGTCGACCGGTCGCTGTCCGACGCCGCCGGGCACCACTCCTCGGCCCTGTTCGTGCAGTCGGTGCCGTACGAACTGGCCGGCACCACCTGGGACGAGGCCCTGCCCGGGTACGTGTCGCGCCTCGTGGAGATCTGCGAGCGGTACGCCCCCGGCACCGGCGACCTGATCGCCGACGCGGTGCCGCTGCCCCCGCCCGGGATCGAGGCACACTTCGGCATCACCGGCGGCCACATCCACCACGTCGACAACACGGTCTCGTTCACCGACCGGATGCCGTACGCGACGGGCATCGACGGCGTGTACGCCGGCAGCGCCGGCTGCCACCCGGCGGGCAGCGTCATCGGCGCCGCCGGCCACAACGCCGCCCGCCGCATCCTGACAGACCTAACCCGCTGA
- a CDS encoding Rieske 2Fe-2S domain-containing protein: protein MRVTGTGHASMRIDTAAGSILCDPWVNPAYFASWFPFPDNSQLDWETLGQVDYLYVSHLHRDHFDAKHLRDFVSKDATVLLPEFPTSEMEDELRALGFTKFLKAPNEQVVELPGGLKIMIQALTSPTDGPIGDSSLWVEYDGVRLLNQNDARPADLSVFAEFGHVHAHLLQFSGAIWYPMVYELPQAAKTAFGKQKRERQFDRTWRYIDDLKADHVFPIAGPPCFLDDALWQFNDIHGDEGNIFPDQSVFLAEYAKVGGTNGIVLLPGSVAEVTTEGCATTHPVPVAEFFANKTAHLEEMRERKRAIIAAEKASWRHPEVDVLGEMKRRIEPLLDESIYLAKGVGGPVRFDLVGTDDAGGETVESIVVDFPGKEVRPYADEKVRYRFRTERALVEHLLHTGEVDWVNSLFLSCRFSAARIGQYNEFVYAFFKCLSEERLQYAEGWYDEHERAVDAEDITIGDWVVQRRCPHLKADLSRFGIVEGDQLTCQLHGWKFDMASGRCLTSVGHKIRAHRADATATQAG from the coding sequence GTGCGAGTGACCGGTACGGGACATGCCAGCATGCGGATCGACACGGCCGCGGGCAGCATCCTGTGCGACCCGTGGGTCAATCCCGCCTACTTCGCCTCCTGGTTCCCCTTCCCCGACAACTCCCAGCTCGACTGGGAGACCCTCGGCCAGGTCGATTACCTGTACGTGTCGCACCTGCACCGGGACCACTTCGACGCCAAGCACCTGCGCGACTTCGTGTCCAAGGACGCGACCGTCCTGCTGCCCGAGTTTCCCACCTCGGAGATGGAGGACGAGCTGCGGGCGCTCGGCTTCACGAAGTTCCTGAAGGCGCCGAACGAGCAGGTGGTGGAGCTGCCCGGCGGCCTGAAGATCATGATCCAGGCGCTGACCAGCCCGACCGACGGCCCGATCGGCGACTCGTCGCTGTGGGTGGAGTACGACGGCGTACGGCTGCTCAACCAGAACGACGCCCGCCCCGCCGACCTGAGCGTCTTCGCCGAGTTTGGCCACGTGCACGCGCACCTGCTCCAGTTCTCCGGGGCGATCTGGTACCCGATGGTCTACGAGCTGCCGCAGGCGGCGAAGACCGCGTTCGGCAAGCAGAAGCGGGAGCGGCAGTTCGACCGCACCTGGCGGTACATCGACGACCTGAAGGCCGACCACGTCTTCCCGATCGCCGGCCCGCCGTGCTTCCTCGACGACGCGCTGTGGCAGTTCAACGACATCCACGGCGACGAGGGCAACATCTTCCCCGACCAGTCGGTCTTCCTGGCGGAGTACGCCAAGGTCGGCGGCACCAACGGCATCGTGCTGCTGCCGGGCAGCGTCGCCGAGGTCACCACGGAGGGCTGCGCGACGACCCACCCGGTGCCGGTGGCGGAGTTCTTCGCGAACAAGACCGCCCACCTGGAGGAGATGCGGGAGCGCAAGCGCGCGATCATCGCGGCCGAGAAGGCGTCCTGGCGGCACCCCGAGGTCGACGTGCTCGGCGAGATGAAGCGCCGCATCGAGCCGCTGCTGGACGAGTCGATCTACCTGGCCAAGGGCGTGGGCGGCCCGGTTCGCTTCGACCTGGTCGGGACTGACGACGCAGGGGGCGAGACCGTTGAATCCATCGTCGTGGACTTCCCGGGCAAGGAGGTCCGCCCGTACGCCGACGAGAAGGTGCGCTACCGGTTCCGTACGGAGCGGGCGCTGGTCGAGCACCTGCTGCACACCGGCGAGGTGGACTGGGTCAACTCGCTCTTCCTGTCCTGCCGCTTCTCGGCGGCCCGGATCGGCCAGTACAACGAGTTCGTCTACGCGTTCTTCAAGTGCCTGTCCGAGGAGCGCCTCCAGTACGCCGAGGGCTGGTACGACGAGCACGAGCGGGCGGTCGACGCCGAGGACATCACGATCGGCGACTGGGTGGTGCAGCGCCGCTGCCCGCACCTGAAGGCGGACCTGAGCCGGTTCGGCATCGTCGAGGGCGACCAGCTCACCTGCCAGCTGCACGGCTGGAAGTTCGACATGGCCAGTGGCCGCTGCCTGACCAGCGTCGGCCACAAGATCCGCGCCCACCGCGCCGACGCCACCGCCACCCAGGCGGGCTGA
- a CDS encoding phosphatidate cytidylyltransferase — protein sequence MSHLDPYSGAEPRGWDRPDAPAALPWPDRDLEPGAWARGGAPDTYARAVPDARPEPHRPAGRGPAPFDVDASGPYGAGPVPHEDEPAWGSGYPPPGGASRGGPGRTPYPDDATRDFPAYADDSTQSLPAYRPERVDEPGGHPYRPEPAVPEPERPPGRRQPGRRRASADRPPTQQASHGRAGRNLPAAIGVGVALGAAVLLPLFLYRAAFLVVIAAAVAVGTWEMARAVRRGGAHPPLVPLVSGGVLTVGLAWFAGPDALSLGLLVTVLGTMIWRLGDGPGNYQRDLAAATLIAVYVPFLGGFAAMLAAPPDDGQLRVLVTLVAVVLSDTGGYAAGVAFGKHPMAPTISPKKSWEGFAGSVAAAAAGSALLIWLLFDVAPWWGALFGVAVSGAAVLGDLAESMIKRDLGVKDMSNLLPGHGGLMDRLDSILFAVPVAYLLLAVFVPLAV from the coding sequence ATGTCCCACCTCGACCCCTACAGCGGCGCCGAGCCCCGCGGCTGGGATCGGCCGGATGCCCCGGCCGCCCTGCCCTGGCCCGATCGTGACCTGGAACCGGGGGCGTGGGCCCGGGGCGGCGCCCCCGACACGTACGCCCGGGCCGTCCCCGACGCCCGGCCCGAGCCGCACCGCCCGGCGGGCCGCGGCCCGGCGCCGTTCGACGTCGACGCCTCCGGCCCGTACGGCGCCGGCCCGGTCCCCCACGAGGACGAGCCGGCCTGGGGCAGCGGCTATCCGCCGCCCGGCGGCGCGAGCCGGGGCGGCCCGGGCCGGACGCCGTACCCCGACGACGCGACGCGCGATTTTCCCGCGTACGCCGACGACTCGACGCAGTCCCTCCCGGCGTACCGTCCGGAGCGCGTCGACGAGCCCGGCGGGCACCCGTACCGGCCGGAGCCGGCGGTTCCCGAGCCGGAGCGGCCCCCGGGCCGCCGGCAGCCCGGCCGGCGCCGGGCCAGCGCCGACCGCCCGCCCACCCAGCAGGCGTCGCACGGCCGGGCGGGCCGCAACCTGCCCGCCGCCATCGGGGTGGGGGTCGCGCTCGGCGCGGCGGTCCTCCTGCCGCTGTTCCTCTACCGGGCGGCCTTCCTGGTCGTGATCGCGGCGGCCGTGGCCGTCGGCACCTGGGAGATGGCCCGGGCGGTCCGGCGCGGCGGCGCCCACCCGCCGCTGGTGCCGCTGGTCAGCGGGGGCGTGCTCACGGTGGGGCTGGCCTGGTTCGCCGGCCCGGACGCGCTCAGCCTGGGCCTGCTGGTGACCGTGCTCGGCACGATGATCTGGCGGCTCGGCGACGGGCCCGGCAACTACCAGCGCGACCTGGCCGCGGCCACGCTGATCGCCGTGTACGTGCCGTTCCTCGGCGGGTTCGCGGCGATGCTCGCCGCCCCGCCCGACGACGGGCAGTTGCGCGTGCTGGTCACCCTGGTCGCGGTCGTGCTCTCCGACACCGGCGGGTACGCCGCCGGAGTCGCCTTCGGGAAGCACCCGATGGCCCCGACGATCAGCCCGAAGAAGTCCTGGGAGGGCTTCGCGGGCTCGGTCGCCGCCGCGGCCGCCGGCAGTGCCCTGCTGATCTGGCTGCTGTTCGACGTCGCGCCCTGGTGGGGTGCGCTGTTCGGGGTGGCCGTGTCGGGCGCGGCGGTCCTCGGCGACCTGGCGGAGTCCATGATCAAGCGGGACCTGGGCGTGAAGGACATGAGCAACCTGCTGCCCGGGCACGGCGGCCTGATGGACCGGCTCGACTCGATCCTCTTCGCGGTGCCGGTCGCGTACCTGCTACTGGCCGTGTTCGTCCCGCTGGCGGTTTGA
- a CDS encoding helix-turn-helix domain-containing protein: MDDSGSTVPRRQLGRYLRELRENAYVTVSAAAKELEWSAPRIWRYETGQVSMHPNDVEAMCRVYGASRETIETLRALARETKAHGWWHSYGEAIKDWFKLYVGLEAAATRIRHYEVNLVPGLVQTVEYMTEVIATDSPQLSEAERTAKVEVRLRRQRLLARAIPRAPQLDVILSEAVLRRPLNDRVAMVRQLEALVVTSHQHNIRLRVLPLRAGLFRWAQSGTFTMLDFPIDVREPEPTTIYMDGPCGAVYLDKAHEIQTYEDAWRSLGDRALDEEESRELIAAIAREMSDEA; this comes from the coding sequence GTGGACGACTCGGGAAGCACCGTCCCGCGTAGGCAACTCGGCAGGTATTTGAGAGAACTTCGCGAAAACGCGTACGTCACGGTGTCAGCGGCGGCGAAGGAACTGGAATGGTCGGCGCCCAGGATCTGGCGGTACGAGACCGGTCAGGTCTCCATGCACCCGAACGACGTGGAGGCCATGTGCCGGGTGTACGGCGCATCGCGGGAGACCATCGAGACGCTGCGCGCACTGGCCCGGGAGACCAAGGCGCACGGCTGGTGGCACAGCTACGGGGAGGCGATCAAGGACTGGTTCAAGCTGTACGTCGGCCTGGAAGCCGCCGCGACCCGGATCCGGCACTACGAGGTCAACCTCGTGCCCGGACTGGTTCAGACGGTCGAGTACATGACCGAGGTGATTGCCACTGACAGTCCGCAGTTGAGCGAGGCGGAGCGCACAGCCAAGGTGGAGGTCCGGCTGCGCAGGCAGCGGCTCCTCGCCCGAGCGATACCCAGGGCACCGCAGCTTGACGTCATCCTCAGCGAGGCGGTGCTGCGCCGCCCACTGAATGACCGGGTGGCAATGGTTCGCCAGCTCGAAGCGCTGGTGGTGACGAGCCATCAGCACAACATTCGCCTTCGGGTACTACCGCTGCGGGCCGGGCTGTTCCGCTGGGCCCAGTCGGGCACGTTCACCATGCTCGACTTTCCGATCGACGTCCGGGAGCCGGAGCCGACCACCATCTACATGGATGGACCGTGCGGCGCGGTCTACCTGGACAAGGCCCACGAGATCCAGACTTACGAGGACGCCTGGCGCTCACTCGGCGACCGGGCGCTTGACGAGGAAGAGAGCCGCGAATTGATAGCGGCGATAGCGAGGGAGATGTCTGATGAGGCGTGA
- a CDS encoding GNAT family N-acetyltransferase, whose amino-acid sequence MPHERRQESALFRGQRKSIPYGGGALAGRGARPAAEDPARAADRLALWRARHADHAGRYGTWAIEVRATGVVVGTVLLKPLPGRDESVPTDDIEVGWHLHPDSWGHGYATEAARAVVARELAAGAREVWAVESPGNAPSMAVARRLGMAHVGRRTDWYGGEELEAFVLRAGG is encoded by the coding sequence GTGCCGCATGAGCGCCGCCAGGAATCTGCCCTCTTCAGGGGGCAGAGGAAGTCAATCCCGTACGGAGGTGGTGCGCTGGCTGGGCGCGGCGCCCGGCCTGCCGCTGAGGACCCGGCCCGGGCGGCCGACCGGCTGGCCCTGTGGCGGGCGCGGCACGCCGACCACGCCGGCCGGTACGGCACCTGGGCGATCGAGGTGCGCGCCACCGGAGTGGTCGTCGGGACCGTGTTGCTCAAGCCCCTGCCCGGCCGCGACGAGAGCGTGCCGACCGACGACATCGAGGTGGGCTGGCACCTGCACCCGGACTCCTGGGGACACGGGTACGCCACCGAGGCGGCCCGGGCGGTGGTGGCCCGGGAACTGGCGGCTGGCGCCCGCGAGGTGTGGGCCGTCGAGTCGCCCGGCAACGCGCCGTCGATGGCGGTGGCGCGGCGGCTCGGCATGGCGCATGTCGGGCGGCGCACCGACTGGTACGGCGGCGAGGAACTGGAGGCGTTCGTGCTGCGTGCCGGCGGCTGA
- the pyrH gene encoding UMP kinase, whose protein sequence is MTQVVSERSLEADDPTAPPPGRARRVVLKLSGEVFGGGAIGVDPDVVQAIARQIATVVRRGVQVSVVVGGGNFFRGAELQKRGMDRARADYMGMLGTVMNCLALQDFLEKEGIETRVQSAITMAQVAEPYIPLRAIRHLEKGRVVIFGAGAGMPYFSTDTVAAQRALEIRADVVLMSKNGVDGVYTADPRVDPTASKFDSITFSEVLRRNLRVADAAAFSLCMENGLPMLVFGAQGDDTIIRAVGGDKIGTLITA, encoded by the coding sequence ATGACGCAGGTTGTGAGTGAGCGGAGCCTGGAGGCGGATGATCCGACCGCCCCACCGCCCGGACGGGCGCGCCGGGTGGTGCTGAAGCTGTCCGGCGAGGTCTTCGGCGGCGGCGCGATCGGCGTCGACCCGGACGTCGTACAGGCCATCGCCCGGCAGATCGCCACCGTGGTCCGCCGCGGCGTGCAGGTCTCGGTGGTGGTCGGTGGCGGCAACTTCTTCCGCGGCGCGGAGCTGCAGAAGCGCGGCATGGACCGCGCCCGCGCCGACTACATGGGCATGCTGGGCACTGTGATGAACTGCCTCGCCCTCCAGGACTTCCTGGAGAAGGAGGGCATCGAGACCCGGGTGCAGAGCGCGATCACGATGGCCCAGGTCGCCGAGCCGTACATCCCGCTGCGGGCGATCCGGCACCTGGAGAAGGGCCGCGTGGTCATCTTCGGCGCCGGCGCGGGCATGCCGTACTTCTCCACCGACACCGTCGCCGCCCAGCGCGCGCTGGAGATCCGGGCCGACGTGGTGCTGATGAGCAAGAACGGTGTCGACGGCGTCTACACCGCCGACCCCCGGGTCGACCCGACCGCCAGCAAGTTCGACTCGATCACCTTCTCCGAGGTGCTGCGCCGCAACCTGCGGGTGGCCGACGCCGCCGCGTTCAGCCTGTGCATGGAGAACGGCCTGCCGATGCTGGTCTTCGGCGCGCAGGGCGACGACACCATCATCCGGGCGGTGGGCGGCGACAAGATCGGCACCCTGATCACCGCCTGA
- a CDS encoding DUF2631 domain-containing protein, translated as MAGSEPVTSPDQHKPGNRKAGRIGAVLTALVLLAMLCGNHEGRVEDIWLVGLAVLLLAIVVGDAVLRRNGLRS; from the coding sequence GTGGCAGGAAGCGAGCCGGTGACGTCCCCAGACCAGCACAAGCCCGGGAATCGCAAGGCCGGGCGGATCGGTGCGGTGCTCACCGCCCTCGTGCTGCTGGCGATGCTCTGCGGCAACCACGAGGGCAGGGTCGAGGACATCTGGCTGGTCGGCCTGGCCGTGCTGCTGCTGGCCATCGTCGTCGGCGACGCGGTGCTGCGCCGCAACGGCCTGCGGTCCTGA
- a CDS encoding DUF397 domain-containing protein, whose translation MWRKSSRSGGEGNCVEVAAFVDAVGVRDSKDRGGPALSFTPASWVGFVQAARSGVLRSHR comes from the coding sequence GTGTGGCGCAAGTCGTCCCGGTCCGGCGGGGAGGGGAACTGCGTCGAGGTGGCGGCGTTCGTTGATGCCGTCGGGGTGCGGGACAGCAAGGATCGGGGTGGGCCGGCGTTGAGCTTCACGCCCGCCTCCTGGGTCGGCTTCGTCCAGGCGGCCCGATCGGGAGTCCTCCGCAGCCACCGGTAG
- a CDS encoding RNA-guided endonuclease InsQ/TnpB family protein, with the protein MEEERRVVKINHGYVRRLAPTAEQAAALDIQGHAARAMWNLLHEWWTWGGGRDRRPTLKQADEAIRQARKDIPWLADLPAQAARQVLKTYVRAWRNCWEGRACAPEFKARLRSRMSVDVPQGRDLAITRLSRRVGQVRIPKAGVVRFRSSGPIPGVGREPGRTTGGRLVKDALGWHIVFRTEVEVGTPAQHQGPAVGIDRGVNVALALSDGNDQHHGPWLRPKEAERLLRLERKAARQKRARNPFERTSNRLHRTYDQIAGLRARAKRRRYDWQHKTTTTIAGRCGIVAVEELRVENMTRSARGAIAEPGRNVRQKAGLNRVMLNEAHARTVELLAYKLAERGGQLLKVPAAYTSQTCSTCGHRDPRSRHGVVFTCTSCGHLDHADTNAALNILNAAGLGRVRTWSPAPVGCEASTTRRAA; encoded by the coding sequence GTGGAGGAAGAGAGGCGCGTCGTGAAGATCAACCACGGATACGTGCGTCGTCTCGCCCCCACTGCGGAGCAGGCCGCCGCACTCGACATTCAGGGCCACGCGGCCCGGGCAATGTGGAACCTGCTGCACGAGTGGTGGACGTGGGGCGGCGGACGCGACCGACGCCCCACCCTGAAGCAGGCCGATGAAGCGATCCGGCAGGCACGCAAGGACATCCCGTGGCTGGCGGACCTGCCCGCGCAGGCCGCACGGCAGGTGTTGAAAACGTACGTGCGGGCGTGGAGAAACTGCTGGGAAGGCCGGGCGTGCGCACCGGAGTTCAAAGCCCGTCTACGGTCACGCATGTCCGTTGACGTGCCGCAGGGACGAGACCTCGCGATCACCCGCCTGTCCCGCCGCGTCGGTCAGGTGCGCATCCCGAAAGCCGGCGTGGTCCGGTTCCGCTCGTCCGGGCCGATCCCCGGCGTCGGCCGTGAACCCGGCCGCACCACCGGCGGCCGGCTCGTCAAGGACGCGCTCGGCTGGCACATCGTGTTCCGCACCGAAGTGGAGGTGGGGACACCAGCGCAGCACCAGGGGCCCGCCGTCGGGATCGACCGGGGCGTCAACGTCGCCCTGGCCCTGTCCGACGGCAACGACCAGCACCACGGACCGTGGTTGCGGCCGAAGGAGGCCGAACGGCTGCTGCGGCTGGAACGCAAGGCCGCCCGGCAGAAGCGGGCCCGCAATCCGTTCGAGCGTACGTCGAACCGTCTGCACCGCACCTACGACCAGATCGCGGGGTTACGCGCGAGAGCCAAGCGCCGCCGCTACGACTGGCAGCACAAGACCACCACGACCATCGCCGGAAGGTGCGGCATCGTGGCGGTGGAAGAACTGCGGGTGGAAAACATGACCCGCTCTGCGAGAGGCGCCATCGCCGAGCCGGGCCGCAACGTGCGGCAGAAGGCCGGGCTGAACCGGGTCATGCTCAACGAGGCCCACGCACGCACCGTTGAACTGCTGGCGTACAAGCTGGCCGAGCGGGGCGGGCAACTGCTGAAAGTGCCAGCAGCGTACACGTCGCAAACGTGCTCAACCTGCGGGCACCGTGACCCCCGCTCCCGTCACGGCGTCGTGTTCACCTGTACCTCGTGCGGGCACCTCGACCACGCCGACACCAACGCGGCCCTGAACATTCTCAACGCGGCCGGGCTTGGTCGTGTACGGACGTGGAGCCCCGCACCTGTGGGCTGCGAAGCGTCAACCACCCGGCGTGCCGCATGA